GATTATCCTAACGCATGGTATGGAAAAGCCCTGAATCTCAGCCAAGCAGGAAAATACGAAGAGGCTATTGAAGCCTATGGGAAGGTCTTAAAAGAAAATTCGGACTACAAAGAAGCCTGGGCAGGAATGGGTATAGCTCTCGGGCAGATGGGAAACTACGATGAAGCAATAATTGCATACGATAAAGCGCTTGAGATCGACCCGGGTTTTCTTGAAGCCTGGTACTATAAAGGAGTGGACCTTGACAGCCTTGGCAGTTTCAAGCAGGCTCTGAAAGCCTACGAAAAAGCCGTGGAGATTGACCCCAAAAATGATGATGCCTGGAATAATATGGGCATAGATCTGGAAAACCTGGAAAGATATGACGAAGCAATCAACGCTTTTGAAAAAGCAATCGAAATAAATTCCGAAAATTCCGACGTCTGGTACAATAAAGGCTTTACTCTCAGCCAGGTGCAGAGGTTTGAGGAAGCTGTCGAAGCCTACAGGAAAGCTATACAGCTTGATCCTGAGTACCTTGAACCGTACTCAAGTCTGGGTTTTGTACTGGCCCAGCTCAAGCGCTTTGAAGAAGCCCTGGAGATCTATGAAAGAGCTCTTAAGCTTGATCCGGAAGCTGCAGACTCCTGGTTTGGAAAAGCTATCTGTTTGAGTTTCCTCGGTCGCGAAGAAGAGGCTGAGGATGCGTATCGAAAGGCCGTGGAAATCGACCCCAGGTACGCTGAGATCGGAGGAGACATTCAGTAATCCGGAGAGAGTTTTTCTTTTCCGGACCTTATTTTGGTGATTTCACTATTACTCTCTTTTTTTACCTACACTCCTTTAAACTCATTGTATACTCCTACCCAGCAGCTGTAAGTAAACGGAAGCAAATTTACCTGCACCTGTTCAAGGTTAAACACAGGCTCGGAGTATCTGGATTTTTTAGATTTACTGACTGGAAGACGTTATGTGTGAAAATTGGGGATTTGTCACAGGCAATAAGTCATATTTCACCCACTTCTGGTGAAAACAAGAGAAAAAAAGAGTATAAGATGCGGATAATTGACCATCCTTCCGGACAGGAGAGACCTCAACCGCTCCTTTCTGAAAGCTCTAAAGGTTCTCTTGCCGCCCGCCTGGCAGACACCCTGATGAATGAAATCGTAACTAAATGTGATTGCGGAATCGATCTTCATACAGGAGCTATCCACCGCCCCAACCTGCCCCAGGTTCGAGTAAACCTGGATACAGAAGGTTCGGAAAACCTCGGAAAAGCCTTCAACGTACCTGTAGTCCTTGACTCGAAGCTCAGGGACGGATCCCTAAGAGAAGAAGAAATTCTGGGGTTTATCGTAGATCCATTTGGCGGGCCAAGAGAAATGCCGATAACGACAGAAGAGGAAGGTATCGTAATCGGAAAAAACAACCTTCCACTGGTAAACGAAGGAGATACCCTTTTCCATATAGCCCGTTCGAGAGAATAGAACTTGTAGAATCCCAGCTTGAAGAATTTATGAGCCTGAAAGAACCTTCTCAGGATATTGTACAGAGTCGGAGAGACATAGTCAATTCCGGAAGAACCTGAACCCTCCCCGAATGGTTGCAAAGATTTGCTTCCAAATTTATTTTTAGCTTATTCTGTAGCTCTTTTTTAGATTAATTCTGGTTTCTGAGATACCCAATAACTGAAAAAACCCAAGAGTATAAAAAAAGAGGATTCTGGCAAGAAAGCAAGAGTTGGAAACGAAGAGAATAGCTCTATATATCGGAAACACTTTTCAATAGAGATATATCTCCCTTTAAATTTAAAAAAACTCCCCCACAGGGCAGAGCGGATGAAAGAATGAAAGGATGGATTCTTTATAAGAGTACAGCTGCCGAATTGAGGCCCGACCTGTACGAAATTCACCGCTTCATTGAGGTTGCGG
The genomic region above belongs to Methanosarcina horonobensis HB-1 = JCM 15518 and contains:
- a CDS encoding tetratricopeptide repeat protein, whose product is MDSGEPKDKSFEKEGKEKKTESEEGSVSGDMYVLDDSGSVAKEEVSNEILAAELNECGLDLLRLGKFKEAIVAFEKAIEKDPENIYLLNNKAAALESLGKFEEALKLYQEAVKINSEDADLWNNMAFSYSQVGEYEKAVDAYGKALELKPDYPNAWYGKALNLSQAGKYEEAIEAYGKVLKENSDYKEAWAGMGIALGQMGNYDEAIIAYDKALEIDPGFLEAWYYKGVDLDSLGSFKQALKAYEKAVEIDPKNDDAWNNMGIDLENLERYDEAINAFEKAIEINSENSDVWYNKGFTLSQVQRFEEAVEAYRKAIQLDPEYLEPYSSLGFVLAQLKRFEEALEIYERALKLDPEAADSWFGKAICLSFLGREEEAEDAYRKAVEIDPRYAEIGGDIQ
- a CDS encoding succinylglutamate desuccinylase/aspartoacylase family protein, whose product is MKIGDLSQAISHISPTSGENKRKKEYKMRIIDHPSGQERPQPLLSESSKGSLAARLADTLMNEIVTKCDCGIDLHTGAIHRPNLPQVRVNLDTEGSENLGKAFNVPVVLDSKLRDGSLREEEILGFIVDPFGGPREMPITTEEEGIVIGKNNLPLVNEGDTLFHIARSRE